TGCGATAGATAGTGTAGTACAGATACGATCTGGAGATAGAGTCTCCAATTCGAAGTGATCCTTACGAAGGTATCCAAACATACAGTCACTACCACTACCAGGAAGTGCACAGATAGCTGCACACTCTAGGATCTTACCCATATGGATGGCTAAGCCTTTTGGATAGCCTTTTGAGATAGCTAGTGCAGAGAATACTGTTGGGTCATAAGCACGACCTGCAAGTATTACCTGTGCACCACCCTTTAGTGCTTCCATGAATGGCTCTTCACCCATTTGAGCTACGATACGTACTGATTCGTCTATATCTTTTTCCTGAAGCTCTTCAGCAGGAGCTAGTGGAGTTATTTTTCCATCCTTGAAGTACTTGCGTACCAGTTCTTTATCAAATTCAGATGAGATTTCAGCATACTTAAAGGATAAGCCCTTTGCTTCAGCAATCTCGCGGATGATTTCTCTATTTATCGCTACGTGAGGAGTTCCACCTGAACCACCAGAAGTACCAATGATGACTGGGATACCAGCTTCAATAGCTGCAGGTATCATAATCTCAAGGTCACGTTTCACTGAATTGCGATCTGTAAATGAGATTCCAGCACCAAGGTAGTAGGGACCCGGGTCAGATGAACCTGCATCAACAGCAATCACGTGAGGCTTACGCTTCATCCCTTCCTGGAATGATTCCATTGGGAAACCATATCCAAGGATAGCGGTAGGCGATAACACTCTAATTTCTTCCATCTCTCTTTTCCTTTCTTTATTTTAATTAAAGCACATCTTTAAGTGCTAGTATTCTGCTCATTTCATTGAAAACTAACATATAGCCTTCGTCCACACCCATACCAGGTTTAGCTAGCATTTGCTTAGGTTGAGTAGCCATTGCGATGTGAGCACAGATCTCAGCTGAGCGGTTAGTTTCGTTACATGTTCCACCAAGGTAAGCACCCATGTTGTGTTCCTTGCAATATAGGACAGCCTCGATGGCATTGTTGATACCGCCAAGGTCTGGGGTCTTAATTTGAGCCATGTGTCCAGCCTTTTCCTTAGAGAAGTCAATGATGTCCTCTAGAGTATTACACCATTCGTCAGCTACGATTTCAGCGTCAATACCCTTGTCATCCATAAACTTACGAATGTCATG
This genomic window from Porphyromonadaceae bacterium W3.11 contains:
- a CDS encoding acyclic terpene utilization AtuA family protein — its product is MEEIRVLSPTAILGYGFPMESFQEGMKRKPHVIAVDAGSSDPGPYYLGAGISFTDRNSVKRDLEIMIPAAIEAGIPVIIGTSGGSGGTPHVAINREIIREIAEAKGLSFKYAEISSEFDKELVRKYFKDGKITPLAPAEELQEKDIDESVRIVAQMGEEPFMEALKGGAQVILAGRAYDPTVFSALAISKGYPKGLAIHMGKILECAAICALPGSGSDCMFGYLRKDHFELETLSPDRICTTLSIAAHTLYEKSNPYLLPGPGGRLNLHNTTFEQIAENRVRVAGTVFEPTDGYFVKLEGVRKVGYRTISCAAATDPIFISKIDEIVAAVKARVNNNFKDYGFSDYFLDFKVYGKGGAMGLFPKVEFETGSELLIIIEAVGATQQEADTICSFARSTMLHFGYEGRVSTAGNLALPFSPSDAHMGEVFEFNIYHLMEVEDPVSLFPITYKEFKNGKVN